One Corynebacterium uterequi DNA segment encodes these proteins:
- a CDS encoding spermidine synthase, with amino-acid sequence MAAQNPLPSEGRYDIDTGTAEIRRDEFRGDGYILEVNGALSSHIVPGKPLELEFEYMRWIAWAVEDIAERRFDTKRIRLTHLGGAGCTLARYFAALWPSSRNTVVEIDGRLAQLAREQFDIPRAPRVKIRVGEAGEVTRGMYPASREVMVRDVFAGATTPADLSTEDFNRAASAALVDGGLYVANCGSHAGLAEARAEARALRRVFAHVDAIADPPMLKGRRYGNVIFLASNKPLDLTDELRRRLLGGAVPARVADPGWLTS; translated from the coding sequence ATGGCCGCACAGAATCCGCTGCCCAGCGAGGGGCGTTACGACATCGATACCGGTACCGCCGAGATTCGCCGCGACGAATTCCGAGGCGATGGGTACATCCTGGAGGTCAATGGCGCGCTGAGCTCCCACATCGTGCCCGGCAAGCCGCTGGAGTTGGAATTTGAATACATGCGCTGGATTGCGTGGGCCGTTGAAGACATCGCCGAACGGCGCTTTGATACCAAGCGGATCCGGTTGACTCACCTAGGCGGCGCCGGCTGCACCCTTGCGCGCTATTTCGCAGCATTATGGCCCTCTTCACGCAACACGGTGGTGGAGATCGATGGCCGTCTCGCCCAATTGGCTCGCGAGCAGTTCGATATTCCCCGTGCACCTCGGGTGAAGATCCGGGTCGGCGAGGCCGGGGAGGTCACCCGCGGAATGTATCCGGCCAGCCGGGAGGTCATGGTCCGCGACGTGTTCGCCGGGGCGACGACGCCTGCGGACCTGAGCACCGAGGACTTCAATCGGGCGGCCTCGGCGGCATTGGTCGACGGCGGCCTCTACGTGGCGAATTGCGGATCCCATGCCGGGCTCGCCGAGGCGAGGGCCGAGGCGCGAGCGCTGCGCCGAGTATTCGCACACGTCGACGCCATCGCCGACCCTCCGATGCTCAAGGGCCGACGTTATGGCAACGTCATCTTCCTCGCTAGCAACAAGCCGTTAGACTTGACCGACGAGCTTCGCCGCCGCCTCCTAGGAGGTGCCGTCCCCGCCCGAGTAGCGGACCCTGGCTGGTTGACCAGCTAA
- the mnmA gene encoding tRNA 2-thiouridine(34) synthase MnmA: MRVLAAMSGGVDSSVAAARLVDAGHDVVGVHLALSQDAQQTRQSARGCCSLEDSADARRVCDKLGIPFYVWDFSDRFREEVIGDFIDSYARGETPNPCLRCNEKIKFAALLDRALALGFDAVATGHYAVVDDDGYLRRSPDHLKDQSYVLGVLEAHELAHCLFPVGDTPKPQIRQEARAHGLATASKPDSYDICFIPDGNTQAFLGRSIGLRPGMIVDSDGTELRPHDGAFNFTIGQRKGLDIKVPAADGRPRYVTGIDAATGTVTVGPREALRVRSIRADRLKRLHPAMRGAFDCQVQVRAHGSVVDCTANIDGDTVVLSLHEPLDGVAPGQAAVLYLPCDDGVGDIVLGSGTICETAA, from the coding sequence ATGCGAGTTCTGGCGGCAATGAGTGGCGGTGTCGATTCTTCCGTGGCTGCGGCACGTCTGGTCGACGCCGGCCACGACGTCGTTGGCGTTCACCTGGCCTTGAGCCAAGACGCCCAGCAGACCCGGCAGTCGGCCCGGGGGTGCTGCTCTCTGGAAGACTCCGCTGATGCCCGACGGGTATGCGACAAACTCGGGATTCCCTTTTACGTCTGGGACTTCTCCGACCGCTTCCGTGAGGAGGTCATCGGGGACTTCATCGATTCCTACGCCCGCGGCGAGACCCCCAATCCCTGCCTCCGTTGCAACGAGAAGATCAAGTTCGCCGCCTTACTTGACCGAGCCTTGGCGTTGGGATTCGACGCGGTGGCAACCGGGCATTACGCGGTCGTCGACGACGATGGGTATCTCCGCCGCAGCCCTGATCACCTCAAGGACCAGTCCTACGTCCTCGGGGTCCTGGAGGCGCACGAGTTGGCACATTGCCTGTTTCCGGTGGGGGACACGCCGAAGCCGCAGATCAGGCAAGAGGCCCGCGCTCACGGCCTGGCAACGGCGTCGAAGCCAGACTCCTACGACATCTGCTTCATTCCGGATGGGAACACGCAGGCCTTCCTGGGGCGCTCAATCGGGTTGCGGCCAGGGATGATTGTCGATTCTGACGGTACGGAGCTACGTCCGCATGACGGCGCCTTTAACTTCACGATTGGCCAGCGCAAAGGCCTTGATATTAAGGTCCCGGCAGCTGACGGCCGACCCCGCTACGTCACCGGGATCGACGCCGCGACTGGCACCGTTACCGTCGGGCCGCGCGAGGCGCTGCGAGTTCGCAGCATCCGCGCCGACCGCCTCAAGCGGCTCCATCCGGCGATGAGAGGAGCTTTCGACTGCCAGGTGCAGGTCCGCGCCCACGGTTCCGTCGTGGATTGCACGGCGAACATCGACGGTGACACTGTGGTGCTCTCTCTCCATGAGCCTCTCGACGGCGTCGCTCCCGGCCAGGCCGCGGTGCTTTATTTGCCCTGCGATGACGGTGTGGGCGATATCGTTCTCGGCTCCGGTACCATCTGCGAGACCGCCGCGTGA
- a CDS encoding uroporphyrinogen decarboxylase/cobalamine-independent methonine synthase family protein: MSRAYGLGPWPGNDVLEAADVIVSETGDLPHLPLIGGDAVGRTGAMLPLALDRSTRAWQLCARPQRAGRREVDRLLRDLDVCEAMWGTRELVKIQAVGPWTLVAAMELPNGHRVITDPGATREVAEALVEGIRELAASVRRRFQAATMVQVDEPLLAEVMSGSLAGVTRFETIRSVPDAAERLREVVDGVGTVVAEVTLGVRSSDAPWQAIIDSGVSGVVFDSCEVRGTQVLDAVAAMLSAGVRPSLAMTSSDARAEAIRLARFFDELSLPRTLLTGTDVHAGDVRRLGAAQVGRRYAAARECAAILERDAGDL, translated from the coding sequence GTGAGTCGCGCGTACGGCTTGGGTCCGTGGCCCGGCAACGACGTCCTAGAGGCCGCCGACGTCATCGTCAGCGAGACTGGTGACCTGCCCCACCTACCTCTTATCGGCGGCGATGCGGTCGGACGTACCGGAGCGATGCTGCCGTTAGCGCTGGATCGCTCAACCCGGGCCTGGCAGCTATGCGCGCGGCCGCAGCGAGCCGGGCGCCGGGAAGTGGATCGCCTGCTTCGCGACCTCGACGTGTGTGAGGCCATGTGGGGGACACGCGAGCTGGTCAAGATCCAAGCGGTCGGCCCGTGGACTTTGGTTGCGGCGATGGAGCTTCCGAACGGTCATCGGGTGATCACCGACCCCGGTGCGACGCGTGAGGTGGCTGAGGCGCTCGTGGAGGGAATACGTGAGCTGGCGGCTTCAGTACGACGGCGGTTCCAGGCGGCAACGATGGTTCAGGTGGATGAGCCACTGCTCGCTGAAGTGATGTCCGGGTCCCTGGCAGGGGTGACCCGTTTCGAGACCATCCGATCGGTGCCAGATGCGGCCGAACGACTCCGCGAAGTGGTCGACGGTGTCGGCACCGTCGTCGCGGAGGTGACGCTCGGAGTCCGAAGCTCCGATGCACCCTGGCAGGCGATCATCGATTCCGGCGTGAGCGGCGTTGTGTTCGATTCCTGTGAGGTGCGTGGAACTCAGGTGCTAGATGCAGTGGCGGCGATGCTGTCAGCGGGAGTGCGCCCGTCATTGGCGATGACATCTTCCGATGCGCGGGCTGAAGCGATCCGCTTAGCTCGATTTTTTGACGAGTTGTCGCTGCCTCGTACGTTATTGACCGGGACAGATGTGCACGCCGGCGATGTTCGAAGGCTCGGTGCTGCTCAGGTGGGCCGGCGGTACGCGGCAGCGCGCGAGTGTGCTGCAATCCTGGAGCGCGACGCCGGGGATCTGTGA
- a CDS encoding HNH endonuclease signature motif containing protein, translated as MNSADPAAVQYRAMKAASNSFWAAHMPSLEDDIELVIADLHRVTGLTARAIEGALFGFLRLAEMPCLSLVQEDTQVLDRTYVAAIDECLCLVTDAAVLAEIDYRLARYLTARTPNQDFPSVSRVRRRIREIIRQLLPDESEKDPPDSPAEPKVWVNHQDDGTSLVEIILPTDRAVEFDELLRTRARALGGSKIDAFLDILASTTVTSVTLNVYRAHDVPDAPAFIFGAGWLNAAVSRRLAERVTKVRDMDEVADKTSRAYHTPDDIRAYVTGRDGTCRMPGHNRRADTCQMDHVAEFDAGGRTRASNIESLCQRHHNMKTDGRVMTVMFEDGVILWLFADGRWETTEPEGPLAPRQRRWVRTFGQRMAGRRAPSFA; from the coding sequence GTGAATTCCGCCGACCCGGCGGCCGTGCAATACCGTGCCATGAAGGCCGCATCCAACAGCTTCTGGGCGGCGCACATGCCCTCGTTGGAGGACGACATCGAGCTGGTGATAGCGGATCTTCACCGGGTCACCGGATTGACCGCGCGCGCCATCGAAGGAGCGCTGTTCGGGTTCCTCCGGTTGGCCGAAATGCCGTGTCTGAGTCTGGTCCAGGAGGACACACAGGTCTTAGACCGGACCTACGTCGCTGCCATCGACGAATGTCTCTGCCTGGTGACCGATGCGGCAGTGCTCGCCGAGATTGACTATCGCTTAGCCCGCTACCTCACTGCCCGGACTCCCAACCAGGACTTTCCATCGGTGTCGCGCGTGCGTCGTCGCATTCGGGAGATCATCCGTCAGTTGCTGCCCGACGAGTCCGAGAAGGATCCGCCAGACTCTCCCGCTGAGCCCAAGGTGTGGGTGAATCATCAGGATGACGGAACTAGTCTGGTGGAGATCATCCTGCCTACCGACCGTGCAGTGGAGTTCGACGAGCTCCTGCGCACTCGTGCCCGAGCTCTCGGGGGCAGCAAAATCGACGCCTTTCTCGATATCCTCGCTTCCACCACCGTCACCTCGGTCACGCTGAATGTGTATCGCGCCCACGACGTCCCGGACGCACCGGCCTTCATTTTCGGTGCCGGCTGGCTCAACGCCGCTGTGTCGCGCCGTCTAGCGGAGCGGGTCACCAAGGTCCGCGACATGGACGAGGTCGCGGACAAGACCTCCCGGGCTTATCACACGCCCGACGACATCCGCGCTTATGTAACTGGAAGAGATGGGACGTGCCGGATGCCCGGCCACAACCGTCGGGCGGACACCTGTCAGATGGACCACGTGGCTGAGTTCGACGCGGGTGGCCGGACTCGAGCCAGCAACATCGAGTCCCTCTGTCAACGGCATCACAATATGAAGACCGATGGCCGGGTCATGACGGTGATGTTCGAGGACGGCGTCATCCTGTGGCTCTTCGCTGACGGGCGATGGGAGACCACGGAGCCGGAAGGACCGCTCGCTCCGCGGCAACGCCGGTGGGTGAGGACCTTTGGTCAGCGGATGGCCGGCCGACGGGCGCCTAGCTTTGCATAG
- a CDS encoding 3'-5' exonuclease has product MTNFDASRMLSFDLETTSADPKEARIVTSALVTINGSHTEKIEMLADPGVEIPAEATAVHGISTEKARAEGRPHDEVLAETVERIQTGWEAGFVLVVYNAPYDLTVLRQLTGDFTVTGPVFDPFTVDRIKDRYRKGRRTLSDVSRHYGVGLDNAHEATADALAAARVAWKLVREYPELAELSMDELMEFQAVGFYELAESMRKYLTSHGKDASRVSTAWPMQS; this is encoded by the coding sequence ATGACCAATTTCGATGCCTCGCGCATGCTCTCCTTCGATCTGGAAACCACTTCAGCCGACCCCAAAGAGGCCCGCATCGTCACGAGCGCTCTGGTGACCATCAACGGGAGCCACACCGAGAAGATCGAGATGCTCGCCGACCCGGGTGTGGAGATCCCGGCGGAGGCCACAGCGGTCCACGGCATCAGCACTGAGAAGGCACGCGCGGAAGGCCGCCCCCACGACGAGGTTCTGGCGGAGACGGTGGAGCGCATCCAAACGGGGTGGGAGGCCGGTTTTGTGCTCGTCGTCTACAACGCTCCTTATGATCTCACGGTGCTGCGGCAGTTGACAGGCGATTTCACCGTCACGGGACCGGTCTTTGATCCGTTCACCGTGGACCGGATCAAGGATCGCTACCGCAAAGGCCGCCGGACGCTGAGCGATGTCTCACGCCACTACGGCGTTGGCCTCGACAACGCTCACGAAGCCACGGCCGATGCCCTAGCCGCTGCCCGAGTGGCGTGGAAGCTGGTCCGGGAGTACCCCGAGCTCGCTGAGCTAAGCATGGACGAACTCATGGAGTTCCAGGCTGTTGGATTCTACGAACTCGCCGAAAGCATGCGGAAGTACCTTACGTCCCACGGTAAGGACGCCTCCCGGGTCTCTACGGCCTGGCCTATGCAAAGCTAG
- the ligA gene encoding NAD-dependent DNA ligase LigA, with translation MTDIRATWERLAEDVRRHRAAYYAGEPSIPDADFDILFRQLMDLEAAHPELAVPDSPTQQVGAPSPEESTFENVEHLERMMSLDNVFSAEELADWLLRTPAEAYVTELKVDGVSIDLVYRDGELVRAATRGDGRVGEDITANARVITDIPHRLVGSPPPLLEVRGEVYIRPEDFPGINAQRVESGKPAFANPRNTAAGGLRQKSTADVRARKLHFVAHGLGAREGFEATSQHAAYDALASFGLPVSPYTELVSTVEDVQRKVAYWADHRHDAEFEMDGVVIKVDDLAAQRGYGATSRAPRWAIAYKYPPEEVTTKLKDIQVSVGRTGRVTPFAMLEPVFVSGSTVSMATLHNPTEVKRKGVFIGDTVVVRKAGEIIPEILGPVAELRDGTEVEFVFPAECPSCGATLAPQKEGDADWRCPNTRSCPAQLSARLEYLAGRGAFDIEALGEKGARDLIAAGVLVDEAGLFDLTEEDLLASSVYTRRKSAKKEDEGRLVVNEAGRKLLANLEQAKQVELWRVIVALSIRHVGPSAARALATRYGSLAAARDADVEDLAGTDGVGRVIAESFKHWFDVDWHREIVRRWAAAGVRMEEDSTTRVEQTLTGLTIVVTGTLEGFTRDGAKEAIVERGGKATGSVSKKTDYVVVGANAGSKEQKARDLGIPILDEAAFGELLASGAVAGR, from the coding sequence GTGACTGACATTCGCGCTACGTGGGAACGCCTCGCTGAGGACGTCCGCCGCCACAGAGCGGCCTACTATGCCGGCGAGCCCAGCATCCCGGACGCCGACTTCGACATTCTCTTCCGGCAGCTCATGGACCTGGAAGCCGCCCACCCTGAGCTAGCAGTACCTGACAGCCCCACCCAGCAAGTGGGGGCACCGTCGCCTGAAGAGTCGACTTTCGAAAACGTCGAACACCTCGAACGCATGATGAGCCTCGACAACGTGTTCAGCGCAGAGGAGCTGGCCGACTGGCTCCTGCGCACCCCGGCTGAGGCCTACGTCACCGAGCTTAAGGTAGATGGGGTCTCCATCGATCTGGTCTACCGCGATGGTGAGCTGGTCCGCGCCGCCACGCGGGGCGACGGTCGGGTCGGCGAGGACATTACCGCCAACGCACGGGTCATCACCGACATACCGCACCGGTTGGTGGGGTCACCGCCGCCATTGCTGGAGGTTCGTGGGGAGGTGTACATTCGCCCGGAGGACTTCCCGGGCATCAACGCCCAGCGAGTGGAGTCAGGTAAGCCGGCTTTCGCCAACCCCCGCAATACCGCTGCTGGAGGTCTCCGGCAGAAGTCCACCGCCGATGTCCGAGCCCGAAAACTACACTTTGTTGCGCACGGCCTCGGAGCCCGGGAAGGGTTTGAGGCCACCAGTCAGCACGCCGCCTACGACGCTCTGGCGTCCTTCGGCCTTCCGGTCTCGCCGTACACGGAGCTGGTATCAACCGTCGAGGACGTCCAACGCAAAGTAGCGTACTGGGCGGATCATCGGCACGACGCCGAATTCGAGATGGACGGGGTAGTCATCAAGGTCGATGACCTGGCGGCCCAACGCGGCTATGGTGCGACGTCACGGGCTCCGCGCTGGGCGATTGCCTACAAGTACCCGCCGGAGGAAGTGACCACCAAGCTCAAGGACATTCAGGTCAGCGTCGGCCGTACTGGTCGCGTCACGCCCTTCGCCATGCTAGAGCCGGTGTTCGTTTCCGGATCGACGGTGTCCATGGCCACGCTTCATAATCCCACCGAGGTGAAGCGAAAGGGGGTCTTCATCGGGGACACGGTCGTCGTGCGAAAAGCGGGGGAGATCATCCCGGAGATCCTCGGGCCGGTGGCGGAGCTACGGGACGGCACGGAGGTAGAGTTCGTCTTCCCCGCTGAATGCCCCAGCTGTGGTGCCACTTTGGCGCCGCAGAAGGAGGGGGATGCGGATTGGCGTTGCCCCAACACGCGTTCGTGTCCCGCCCAGTTGTCGGCGCGGCTGGAGTATCTAGCCGGCCGCGGCGCCTTCGACATCGAGGCCCTGGGGGAGAAGGGTGCCCGGGACTTGATCGCTGCAGGAGTCCTTGTGGATGAGGCGGGCCTGTTCGATCTCACGGAGGAGGATCTCCTGGCCTCGTCGGTGTACACGCGGCGGAAGTCCGCCAAGAAAGAAGACGAGGGTCGGCTCGTCGTCAACGAGGCCGGGCGCAAGCTTCTCGCCAACCTGGAACAGGCCAAACAGGTGGAGCTATGGCGGGTCATCGTCGCATTGTCGATCCGCCACGTGGGACCATCGGCGGCGCGGGCGCTTGCCACACGCTATGGTTCCCTCGCCGCGGCGCGCGACGCCGACGTCGAAGACCTGGCAGGGACCGACGGGGTGGGGCGGGTGATTGCCGAGAGCTTCAAGCATTGGTTCGACGTCGACTGGCACCGGGAAATCGTTCGCCGATGGGCCGCAGCGGGGGTTCGGATGGAGGAAGACTCCACGACTCGCGTCGAGCAGACGCTGACGGGGCTGACGATCGTTGTGACCGGCACCCTGGAGGGCTTCACGCGTGACGGCGCGAAGGAAGCGATCGTCGAACGCGGCGGCAAAGCAACCGGCTCGGTGTCTAAGAAGACGGATTACGTCGTGGTGGGTGCCAACGCCGGATCGAAGGAGCAGAAGGCCCGCGACCTCGGGATCCCCATTCTTGACGAGGCCGCGTTCGGAGAGTTACTCGCTAGCGGCGCAGTAGCCGGCCGGTAA
- a CDS encoding ACT domain-containing protein has product MSYLLRVQLPDEPGNLGALAEALGMVGANIQSVDIVETSPHGTVTDDIVVDLPKPAMADTLITAVDSVPGAEVDSIRPFSGRVDRRGQIEMLAGIATSRVLDDAVAAFPHTVTASWAIILDTRGPVSRVAASAAAPEEDGTVPEDIAVSTARILHPETEAWIPESWAVLDTALAACPLADTDYVLVIGRVGGPDFLSSEVTHLGNLALITGRLLRR; this is encoded by the coding sequence ATGTCTTACCTGCTTCGAGTTCAACTTCCTGACGAGCCCGGCAACCTCGGCGCTCTCGCCGAGGCTCTCGGAATGGTGGGCGCCAACATCCAATCGGTGGACATCGTCGAAACCAGTCCGCACGGCACGGTCACGGACGACATCGTGGTCGATTTACCCAAGCCCGCCATGGCAGACACGCTAATCACCGCCGTCGACTCCGTTCCCGGCGCGGAGGTGGACTCCATCCGTCCCTTCTCGGGGAGGGTCGACCGCCGCGGACAAATTGAGATGCTGGCTGGTATCGCCACCTCACGGGTGCTCGACGACGCGGTTGCCGCCTTCCCCCACACGGTTACCGCCTCGTGGGCGATCATCCTCGACACCCGAGGGCCGGTCTCTCGCGTCGCCGCCTCGGCCGCCGCACCGGAGGAGGATGGGACGGTGCCCGAGGACATTGCGGTGAGCACTGCCCGCATCCTCCACCCGGAGACGGAAGCGTGGATCCCCGAATCCTGGGCCGTCTTGGACACCGCTCTGGCCGCCTGCCCGCTAGCCGATACCGATTATGTCCTCGTTATCGGCCGCGTCGGCGGGCCGGACTTCCTGTCCTCCGAGGTCACCCACTTGGGAAACCTCGCCCTCATTACCGGCCGGCTACTGCGCCGCTAG
- the gatC gene encoding Asp-tRNA(Asn)/Glu-tRNA(Gln) amidotransferase subunit GatC: protein MPEITRDEVAHLAKLSRLALSDEELTHYAEQIDQIVATVSAVQNVDTAGITPMSHPHAIPAQMREDVVVPRLTAEQALDQAPASDEQRFTVPQILGEGE from the coding sequence GTGCCTGAGATCACGCGTGATGAGGTGGCTCACCTCGCGAAACTCTCCCGGCTCGCGCTGAGCGACGAGGAGTTAACCCACTACGCCGAGCAAATCGACCAGATCGTCGCGACCGTGTCGGCCGTGCAGAACGTCGACACAGCGGGCATTACCCCGATGAGCCACCCGCACGCCATTCCGGCGCAGATGCGCGAGGACGTCGTCGTGCCGCGACTCACCGCCGAACAGGCTCTTGACCAGGCTCCGGCCTCGGATGAGCAGCGTTTCACCGTTCCGCAGATCCTGGGAGAGGGAGAGTAA
- the gatA gene encoding Asp-tRNA(Asn)/Glu-tRNA(Gln) amidotransferase subunit GatA has protein sequence MTTYTTPESGLTSMTAADLATKIHSREVSSREVVQAHLDRIAEVDDTIGAFLHVGPEQALAAADAVDASLAAGEAPASPLAGVPLALKDLFTTTDAPTTAASKMLEGYLSPYDATLTTKLREAGIPILGKTNLDEFAMGSSTENSAYQVTRNPYDLDKTPGGSGGGSSAALASGQAPLAIGTDTGGSIRQPAALTGTVGVKPTYGTVSRYGLIACASSLDQGGPTARTVLDTALLHEVIAGYDPMDATSVNRPVAPVVEAAREGSRGDLTGVRIGLVKQFDRDGWQPGVLERYHAAVETLVEAGAETVEVDCPHFDDALAAYYLILPCEVSSNLARFDGMRYGLRVGDDGTHSAEQVMSLSRSAGFGPEVKRRIMLGTYALSVGYYDAYYLQAQRVRSLIAQDFAAAFAKADVLVSPTTPTTAFNLGERGDDPLAMYNFDLATLPLNLAGLCGMSVPSGLAADTGLPTGLQIMAPAFQDDRLYRVGAAYEARMQD, from the coding sequence ATGACCACCTACACCACCCCGGAGTCCGGTCTCACCTCGATGACCGCCGCCGACCTCGCCACGAAGATCCACTCCCGGGAAGTCAGCTCCCGGGAGGTTGTCCAGGCGCACCTAGACCGGATCGCTGAGGTTGATGACACCATCGGCGCGTTCCTCCACGTCGGTCCGGAACAGGCGCTGGCCGCGGCTGATGCCGTCGACGCCTCTCTCGCCGCTGGCGAGGCGCCGGCATCGCCGCTGGCCGGCGTCCCGCTGGCGCTGAAAGACCTGTTCACCACCACCGACGCCCCGACCACGGCGGCGTCGAAGATGCTGGAAGGCTACCTGAGCCCGTACGACGCGACTCTGACCACCAAGCTCCGCGAGGCGGGCATTCCCATTCTGGGTAAGACCAACCTCGACGAGTTTGCGATGGGATCCTCCACCGAAAATTCGGCCTACCAGGTCACCCGCAACCCCTACGACCTGGATAAGACGCCGGGCGGCTCCGGCGGTGGCTCCTCGGCGGCACTGGCCTCGGGGCAGGCCCCGTTGGCTATCGGCACCGACACCGGCGGCTCCATTCGCCAGCCGGCCGCGTTGACGGGCACGGTCGGCGTGAAGCCCACGTACGGCACCGTGTCCCGCTACGGTCTCATCGCTTGTGCCTCCTCGCTGGACCAGGGCGGGCCAACGGCGCGCACAGTGCTAGACACGGCGCTGCTCCACGAAGTAATCGCGGGCTATGACCCCATGGACGCTACCAGCGTGAATCGGCCGGTCGCGCCGGTCGTTGAGGCGGCCCGGGAGGGCTCGCGAGGCGACCTCACCGGCGTGCGCATTGGCTTGGTCAAGCAGTTTGACCGAGACGGCTGGCAGCCGGGCGTGCTCGAGCGCTACCACGCGGCGGTGGAAACCCTCGTCGAGGCTGGCGCGGAGACCGTCGAGGTGGACTGCCCTCACTTCGACGATGCACTGGCCGCGTACTACCTCATCCTGCCCTGTGAGGTGAGCTCCAACCTGGCTCGCTTCGACGGCATGCGCTACGGCCTGCGCGTGGGCGACGACGGCACCCACTCCGCCGAGCAGGTCATGAGCCTGTCGCGCTCCGCGGGCTTCGGCCCCGAGGTGAAGCGTCGCATCATGCTCGGTACCTATGCGCTCAGCGTCGGCTACTACGACGCCTACTACCTCCAGGCCCAGCGCGTTCGTAGCCTCATCGCGCAGGACTTCGCCGCCGCCTTCGCTAAGGCGGACGTCCTGGTGTCTCCGACGACGCCGACCACCGCCTTCAACCTGGGCGAGCGTGGCGACGACCCGTTGGCCATGTACAACTTCGACCTGGCGACGCTGCCGCTGAACCTGGCGGGGCTGTGCGGCATGAGCGTGCCGAGCGGCCTAGCTGCGGATACGGGGCTGCCGACGGGTCTTCAGATCATGGCGCCGGCCTTCCAGGACGATCGACTCTACCGCGTCGGCGCGGCCTACGAGGCGCGTATGCAAGATTAA
- a CDS encoding malic enzyme protein, giving the protein MTMTMDAPLNEAATGPRRTLPLPGRIQFSYNTRFTSAKVAANPQAYHLVAGEDVVPTPGDIVIAKVTEIRNHRRVETEVSRKAILYREALVALAYGNRYAADQFLAHVPDSLENCHLVAAGGIAGTVTEVHSKLAGPTSIEPLGLLATDDGVVNLIQDAPLKNLPVGEVAFERPEVRAILGTSMNSGKSTVMSCTVNGLTKSGLKVGAGKITGTGAGNDRMHYFDAGAHEVVDFTDFGYGTTFKLDFEAIRALTLNMIEVLGRNNDIVLVEIADGVYQEETARLLRDELFHSSVDTVAFAAVDALGARAGVHELLDAGLNVSCASGVLTSSPLATAEAAAVLRPVGVPVIGTFELTQPEVATGIGVRVG; this is encoded by the coding sequence ATGACCATGACAATGGACGCCCCTCTCAACGAGGCTGCCACCGGACCGCGTCGGACGCTGCCGCTGCCCGGTCGGATTCAATTCTCCTATAACACTCGCTTCACTTCCGCGAAGGTGGCGGCCAATCCGCAGGCCTACCATCTCGTTGCCGGTGAGGACGTCGTCCCGACCCCGGGTGACATCGTCATCGCAAAGGTGACGGAGATCCGTAATCACCGGCGTGTGGAGACGGAAGTGTCCCGCAAGGCCATCCTCTACCGGGAGGCCCTCGTTGCCCTGGCCTACGGCAACCGCTATGCCGCCGATCAGTTTTTGGCGCACGTTCCGGACTCGCTGGAGAATTGCCACCTCGTCGCCGCGGGCGGCATCGCCGGTACGGTGACCGAGGTCCACTCCAAGCTGGCTGGTCCGACGTCTATCGAGCCGCTTGGCCTGCTTGCCACGGATGACGGGGTTGTCAACCTCATCCAGGATGCGCCGCTCAAGAACCTCCCGGTGGGAGAGGTGGCCTTCGAGCGCCCGGAGGTGCGCGCCATCCTCGGCACCTCGATGAACTCCGGCAAGTCCACCGTCATGAGCTGCACGGTCAACGGCTTGACGAAGTCCGGCCTCAAGGTTGGCGCCGGCAAGATTACCGGCACGGGTGCCGGCAACGACCGGATGCACTACTTCGACGCCGGCGCTCACGAGGTGGTGGACTTCACCGACTTCGGCTACGGCACTACGTTCAAGCTCGACTTTGAGGCGATTCGTGCGCTAACCCTCAACATGATCGAGGTCCTGGGTCGCAATAACGATATTGTTCTGGTGGAGATCGCCGACGGTGTTTATCAGGAAGAAACCGCACGCCTGCTGCGCGACGAGCTCTTCCACAGCAGCGTGGATACGGTGGCGTTTGCTGCCGTCGACGCGCTCGGTGCCCGCGCGGGCGTGCACGAACTGCTCGACGCTGGTCTCAATGTGTCGTGTGCTTCGGGCGTGCTGACCTCGTCGCCGCTGGCGACGGCGGAGGCGGCGGCCGTGCTGCGCCCCGTCGGTGTGCCGGTGATCGGGACCTTCGAGCTGACGCAGCCGGAGGTTGCTACTGGCATCGGTGTTCGAGTCGGTTAG